A single Osmerus mordax isolate fOsmMor3 chromosome 9, fOsmMor3.pri, whole genome shotgun sequence DNA region contains:
- the LOC136948876 gene encoding LOW QUALITY PROTEIN: 26S proteasome regulatory subunit 4-like (The sequence of the model RefSeq protein was modified relative to this genomic sequence to represent the inferred CDS: deleted 4 bases in 3 codons), giving the protein MGQSQSGGHGPGGGKKDDKDKKKKYEPPIPTRVGKKKKRTKGPDAAQQPSPVTPHTQCRLKLLKQERIKGLLLMEEEFIRNQEQMKPLEEKQEEERSKVDDLRGTPMSVGNLEEIIDDNHAIVSTSVGSEHYVSILSFVDKDLLEPGCSVLLNHKVHAVIGVLMDDTDPLVTVMKVEKAPQETYADIGGLDNQIQEIKESVELPLTHPEYYEEMGIKPPKGVILYGAPGTGKTLLAKAVANQTSATFLRVVGSELIQKYLGDGPKLVRELFRVAEEHAPSIVFIDEIDAIGTKRYDSNSGGEREIQRTMLELLNQLDGFDSRGDVKVIMATNRIETLDPALIRPGRIDRKIEFPLPDEKTKRRIFQIHTSRMTVADDVTLDELILAKDDLSGADIKAICTEAGLMALRERRMKVTNEDFKKSKENVLYKKQEGTPEGLYL; this is encoded by the exons GGTCAAAGTCAAAGCGGCGGACACGGTCCCGGTGGAGGAAAGAAAGATGACAAG gacaagaagaagaagtatGAGCCACCAATCCCCACCAGAGTtggcaagaagaagaagaggacaaAGGGGCCTGATGCTGCCCAGCAA ccttctccagTCACCCCACACACGCAGTGCCGTCTGAAGCTGCTGAAGCAGGAGAGGATCAAGGGACTA CTCCTCATGGAGGAGGAGTTCATCAGGAACCAGGAGCAGATGAAGCCTCTGGAGGAAAAACAGGAG GAGGAGCGTTCCAAGGTGGAT GACCTGAGAGGAACCCCCATGTCAGTGGGGAACCTGGAGGAGATCATCGATGACAACCACGCCATCGTGTCCACCTCGGTGGGCTCGGAGCACTACGTCAGCATCCTGTCCTTCGTGGACAAGGAC CTGCTGGAGCCTGGCTGCTCTGTTCTCCTCAACCACAAG gtCCATGCAGTGATCGGGGTGCTGATGGATGATACCGACCCCCTGGTGACGGTGATGAAGGTGGAGAAAGCCCCTCAGGAGACCTACGCTGACATAGGAGGACTGGACAACCAGATCCAGGAGATCAAg GAGTCAGTGGAGCTGCCCCTGACTCACCCAGAGTACTATGAGGAAATGGGCATCAAACCTCCCAAAGGGGTCATCCTCTATGGAGCCCCTGGCACAG GTAAGACCCTGCTGGCCAAGGCGGTAGCCAACCAGACGTCGGCTACCTTCTTGCGTGTGGTTGGCTCGGAGCTGATCCAGAAGTATCTAGGAGACGGGCCCAAGCTGGTCCGAGAGCTGTTCAGGGTGGCCGAGGAACACGCCCCATCTATCGTCTTCATAGATGAGATTGATGCCATCGGAaccaagag GTATGACTCTAactcaggaggagagagggagatccagAGGACCATGCTGGAGCTTCTCAACCAGCTGGACGGCTTTGACTCACGAGGAGATGTCAAggtcatcatggccaccaaccgCATAGAGACACTGGACCCTGCTCTGATTagacctg gtCGTATAGACCGTAAGATCGAGTTCCCCCTGCCGGATGAGAAGACCAAGAGGAGGATCTTCCAGATCCACACCAGCAGGATGACCGTGGCGGATGATGTAACCCTGGACGAGCTCATCCTGGCTAAGGATGACTTGTCAGGAGCAGACATAAAG gcTATCTGTACAGAGGCAGGGTTGATGGctttgagggagaggaggatgaaggtcaCCAACGAGGACTTCAAGAAGTCCAAGGAGAACGTCCTTTACAAGAAGCAGGAAGGGACACCTGAGGGACTCTACCTCTAA